AGAGATTAGATATTGGGGTTGGGTAGACaggtgtcctccaaggtcatgaAGATGAGCCAGAGGCTAGGTAGATGAGAGGCCTCCAGTATCACAGACTAGGATGACTGTGATTAgagacacccattttttcatgcccATTGGCCTATTCCCACCATGTCTCAGTAGCACTGTCTGAGCCAGAATTCCCAGAGTCCTCCTGTGCCAGAGGACAGTGACATACGGCGGCAAAAGCCTTGGGTGGATGAGATTGGCGGAGGTAGAGAAGCCACCCCCTGTTTTCCATACTTTGGCAGGGCAGACACCTAGCAGGGCCGCCAGGGTCGTGGGCACTGCATGGCAGAAAGCCTGAAGGAAACAGGAAACTTCCAATGTCACAAAGACAAGGGTGTGTGAGACTCCAGGGCGATATCCCCCCCATGTCTCAGCAACACTGTCTGAGCCAGGATCCTGTCCAGACCCAGAACCAGGGACGGATTCGCTGCCCGGTGAAAGAGGCTGgcaggaaagtgaagatcggggcctcgttaTCAGCATCAAAAAATGCCACCTGCCCCCATTCACAGTCCAGAGAAACCCGGATCCTTCTGGggacccggctcaggggcaggggggtctcagggaaggtgagagcctggaactgacacccccaccactgcacagcccagatccccccctcagggttATGACCGATCcagcccttcctcctcacagactctctggccacccccacagcccagcattccccatcccccacctccaccccccagcaatgtctccccagggtgaatccctcacagcccagcacacagagctcagtgtcaaatcgctcagggttgtcgggcagatcctgcCGGGCGTGTCCCCATCTCACATGtctccgatcctcagacagggcgagctggggatgagccgtgtctggatccagagtcaccgtcactggggacagagagaatcagagcgtgaggggcagagctcagccctgggggaggcggggaccatttctcacactccccagcagccctgggacaggcctggatcccagggagctgcctcggCCCTGGGCGCCTGACACCGAGCAGAGACGTCACTGCAGTTCTCagcctgggcaatgggacccactTTTGTACATTCACATTTGGTGACAgaggctgcagccccctgctcctcaGCTGGCTCTAGCTCAGATGGCAGAGGCTGGAGCATAGGGGCCGACTCCGTGGGCGCTCTGAAAAAttgggcagctccccacccccctgcccagctcacctccacctccgctccgcctcctcccctgagcgcaccgcgtGCCCGcttcccccctagctcccagcacttgcaCCTGTTTCGCTCggccgggagggagggggcaggagggggaaggcagcacgctcggggaagaggtggggccgggacggggatttggagaaggggtccaataggggcagggaggggctgagactttggggaaggggttggaatgggggtggggtgggggtggggaaagggtgaagtcagggtggggcccgggggcgcgagcacccaccggcactgggggaagttggcgcctatggtctgGAGAGGAAAAGGGTCACAGAGATGAGAGCACCTGGTCTCTGATTTACAACGCcagcctggggagctgctcctctgccctgagtgcctgggacccagcagagatgccctggcagctcctccccccgctgctgggacctgctgtgagggctgcagaaactgcctctctcccccctcccctgctggggctgctcctcgGAGGGTGAGAGAGGAGGAACCTGACGTTGTGCAGAGGGGAGTGAGAGGAGGGAGGCACCAGATATAAACCCAGGGGGAAGCTGCACGCTGAGCCCATCCTCCTGTCCCTGGCCTGGGCGAAGAGGAGGGGACAGGGCGTAGGGGCAGAACCACTCCAGCCCAGAGAGTGGTCAGTAGGGGCTGGCCTTGggaagagagaagggaggaggtgGCAGCGTCAGAGGGACACTGTATCTCTAGCGGAGGAAGAACTGGTGGCAGGATTGTTTGTGTGACTTCTGCGCGGGATCTCCTCTGCatttcagggggaggggggtgtcacagtcggtgttggtttggtttgtgtcttTAGCTATTTGTTTATAAAACTGTTTTCATGCATTTTTTTCTCTGAAGTGAAAGTTAATCTCTCCTGAAATCTCTCACCTGGTCTGCATGAGCCTAGGGATTGCCCTCTTTTTGTCTGAATTTCGGAGCACAATCCATGAAGCAATGcgtgggagagcccagccctggcctaAGGAAAGGTCGGATGTTGGAGAAGAGCAATGAGGGAGACCCCCCTCTGCCAGGGTAAAGGAGAGGGATGTGTCTGCCCTAAGGGGAGAGTGCTCTCTACGCATTCCTCTCAATTTAATATTGAAAGGGCCTATGAATGTCTATGAAAACCccagggtcagagttaagggggTTTGGATGTTGGTCACTATCTGTTTCTATTCACTGGCGTGGGCATGAACTGAGCACTAAGGTTGGTGTCAGGACTGTTTGTGCGACTTCAGCTTGGGATCTCCTTAGCagtgaatgttttctttttaagtctGGTCGGTGTTGGTTTGGTTGGAAACTTTAGCTTCAAATtaatggaaatgttttcatggaaattttctccttttttaaagataaccTGCACCTGCAATCTtaccctgtctgtgtgctcctGTCTCTGGTTCAGATAGCAGAGTGTCTGGAGATGGAAAGGATaaaagagaggtgagatttcatgCTGTCATATTTATAACATCCCCACTCTCAACTGACATAATTATGTCTTACTAATGAGAGCGAAGCAGAGCCACACCCACCTCTTTAATAATAACTAATCTGAAACCTTCTATTTCAGGGGTCACAAACCTTTGGCAcgaggcccatcagggtaatctgctggtgggcagcAAGAGAGTTTGTTTgcacggccccctgcagctcccagctgctgtgggtttCACACAAGAggctcctgtgctggagggacTCACCAGGATTTACGCCTTCCCTTTTGGCCCACACCAGCTGCCGTATGGGGCCAGAGCACAATGAAGGGCTGGGTCCACATTTCAGAAGTGGCCAGAAATGTTGGGTTCTAAACTGCTCTCGAGCACATGCCCTGTGCTCGAGTTGTTAGTTGGGAGAGAGAAAGTGAGATACCCCAAGCTGTGCTATATTTTTACCTTAATGATTTTGCCAAAGCTCTCTAAATGAATCAACGTGAGATAtcctggggcctgggcccctgctACATCTGCTCAATTTGACGACTTTCCATTTTGTATTAAATAGATACATAACCTAATTATTAACCAATTGGCCAGAGTCTAACTCCTCCCACAGTCTCAGAGACACACCGTGATTTCCCATCCTAGATCCCAACTCTCAGTACCTTTGAATTTCCTCAAAGTCTccattaaaacaatattttcttgGGAGAAATCACTGAGTCTCTTCTGTAGCTCCAGAGAAATCTCCAtgggctgctggaacttccccgcCTCACACCTGGGGAGAGAGAATTTCATTGTTACATTTCAGTCACTAACTCGCCATCATTCCTGGCTAGCGGAAGTCCCTGCTCTGCGGGGCCTGCAGCACAAACCATGGCTGTGCCACCTTCCCCCAAAAGCCCAATTCATGTTCTTCCGCTCTGGCCTGCACAcagcagaggaggagccaagtcTCCAGGGCCAATTCTCTCCATGTTTCTTGTGTGCATCGTGCTATGAGATCTTTCTTTCAGGTAGTAGACTGAGACCTCAGCTGCACCCAAAccagctcattccacacaggtctccaGACAGATTTCCAGTGGAAAAGACACTTGATCCCTGCTGAGCAGGGTCTGATCATTACCAGTATGTCAGGGATGAAGGGCTCGTATTGCATCTCCAGAaccctgaggcagccagtcccccaggatGACACATCTCATGGGAATACTTTAGGTCAGTCTTTCCCACTGAATGGATATTCCAGAGTCTTCTATAAAAGACTGAGACCCTCTGGGTTAAGTTGATCAGAGAAATGTGTATCCAAAAAGTGACCCTgccccacacattttgctgtagagccctgTGGAGATGTGTTGTTAATGTTCTCTCCAAGCCCTTTCACAGCACCGTGAAGTACAAGGGGGGTGAGAGAGACACGTACCCGCTCACGGTGCTTCTGAAGTCctagagaggaaagaaacagaaaaacaacCTTAGTCCCACGTGCTATGACGCCATCCACTGGGCATCCCAGGGAAGGGAATTTGCAAAATATGAGGAAAAGCAGCTTGGcctggggcccaggccatggaTCTGCTGACTCAATGTCACCTTTATATCTACGAGTGACACTGAGATCTCCCACTGCTGCACCCCAATGCCCATGATTCAGGAGCTGTCCTGTCCCTGCGGTGGGATCTGGGATCTTTCTAACTTAGTCTCACCTGCAGGAGttcactcgctggcttctgacccttcccctccagctcactgatcagctcactgagGCGGGAAATCTCCTCAGAGAGTTTACTGGCATTGTCATTCTGTATCTTTACAACCTTCctgtccagcttctccagctgggccagcaggagttgctcttgttcctccaggaactgccacagttgctgaaattcagacacaatcttctgcctctcatcTTGTGTCtggtctattaaaaaaaaatggtaggCCAGGGACATAGAATCTAGGGTCCTTTCATGGAGTGCAAAATGTGCAGGAGACACAATTTCTTTGCAAACTCTAAGGTGTCTGACACTTGACTTTACCCTGTGGTTAACAGGGAGAGGATTTTCTAACACGttcccactagggtgaccagaccgcaagtgtgaaaaatcgggatgggggtgggggttaatagaagcctatacaagacaaagtcccaaatatcaggactgtccctataaaatcaggacttcTGTTCACCCTAGTTCTCACCAGCCCTAATATCTCTCAATGGGAAGTTTCTATGACTAACATGGGCGGGACACTGTGTTATCAGAGGTCTATGTTAATCCAGAcccagagcagaggaggcaggactcagcactacatTGACAGAGATGCCAGGGGAGAAAAAAGAATTGAACAATTAAACAAGGCAAGaaatgcctgcagactcaggcagacggcGCTGCCTGGGATATAGGTCAGTTCACCTTGGGAGGAGTTTTGTGAAAGCCGCAAGGGCTAGAAATGAACTGGAATGGAAGTTTAGATTCTGCAGAACATGTTGTCCTGATCCAGGCAGAGGATTTCGCAGGgccagtgtatgtgtgtgcagacatgaaTCTAACATAGCAATCCCTggtcatggagaaacacacacaagtccACTTTCTCCAAGGCCACAGAGGAGTCTGTTTCACAACAGACCTCCCACTGCAAGTCTCTGCAGGTTAATAGCACTGGGCACCTACCAGATATTCCCAGGTTTTTCCCTCTCCAatcactttaaatcccagcagcttttctctctcttcccgcaGAGTCTCCAAATAGGCCTGAACCTTTTCCTGAAGAAACATAAATGATTTGAGTGAGTTTATGTTGAGAGTTCAGAGTGTGTTTGTGGAGAGGGGTGTTTTTCCATCGCAACCCAAGATTCTGTAGGTGACTGTCAGCTCTACAGGGTCCATGATATCAGGAACCACAAGAAAATCAAACCTCATTAACAGAGACTAGGATTGTTTTCTATTCAGACAGTTTAGAATTATTTGTCCTCTTTCTACACTGAGTAAAACCAGCAAGAAGCTGGAGTCACATGgtggtgtcataactataaaggaaagggaacagccctcctgtgtacaatactataaaatccctcctggccagagacaccaaaatccttttgcctggaaagggttaagaagctcaggaaacctggctgagacctgacccaaaaggaccaataaggggacaagatactttcaaatcttggtggggggagacttttgtttgtgctttttgttttgggggtggttcgctcttgggactaagagggaccggacatcaatccaggctctccaaatctttctgaactagTCTCTCATATTTtagacttgtaagtaacagccaggcaaggcatgttagtttatctttgttttctcaacttgtaaatgtttgtttttgctaagaggatttacctctgtttgctgtaactttgaacctaaggctagagggggttcctctgggctccttGAATCTGatgaccctgtaaagttattttccatcttgattttacagagatgatttttacctttctttctttaattaaaaggcttctttttaagaacccgattgatttttccttgttttaagattcaagggggttggatctgcactcaccaggaattggtggggggaaaggagggggaatggttactttctccttgttttaagatccaggggtttggatctgtgtccaCCAGGAACtgggtggagaagtctctcaaggctactgggagggagatagtctggggggaaggtagacagagtttcccaaataactcttaaaggatttgggtggtggcagtaaaaccagatctaagctgctaattaagcttagaggttctcatgcaggtccccacatctgtaccctagagttcagagtggggaaggaaccttgacaggtggTGAATCAATAAACCTACATTTGACAGTTTCCGCTAACACCTTTGGCTGGTGCTTGGCCACATACACAATAACACAGTTCAGACTGCAACCCGGTCTAATCCCAATGGTATCCGCGCTCTGGGGCCCTTCTGTCTTTGGATTCCAGGTGCTGGGGGTCCGCACAGCGTTTGGCTCAGGGACCCCCCTAGTGCTGGTCGACCTCTGAGTAT
This region of Mauremys mutica isolate MM-2020 ecotype Southern chromosome 10, ASM2049712v1, whole genome shotgun sequence genomic DNA includes:
- the LOC123378757 gene encoding tripartite motif-containing protein 15-like translates to MTRTGGAGGGGGAASEIAIKSLATSQTSGVDGTINSTAAGLNDLQIEHLADKCDSPRHFKQEECGSPVGIGRWQAEHSLNPGEPGMSSGSGADQTQDERQKIVSEFQQLWQFLEEQEQLLLAQLEKLDRKVVKIQNDNASKLSEEISRLSELISELEGKGQKPASELLQDFRSTVSGCEAGKFQQPMEISLELQKRLSDFSQENIVLMETLRKFKDTLLSEPETGAHRQVTVTLDPDTAHPQLALSEDRRHVRWGHARQDLPDNPERFDTELCVLGCEGFTLGRHCWGVEVGDGECWAVGVARESVRRKGWIGHNPEGGIWAVQWWGCQFQALTFPETPLPLSRVPRRIRVSLDCEWGQVAFFDADNEAPIFTFLPASFTGQRIRPWFWVWTGSWLRQCC